A region from the Ptychodera flava strain L36383 chromosome 10, AS_Pfla_20210202, whole genome shotgun sequence genome encodes:
- the LOC139141625 gene encoding uncharacterized protein, translating to MITAMSLTTDEIYRMTENPDLPQSDVLQTSADAVSSSSYLIKAIYMYNEPQFESSNSTKGNGQGANSSVANLTNAVVESLDTLSQGLLGRMIPGEPPVEISQHGVALHLERTTENKLGNKKIHLNKGGFSLPSARTMFGNESYTSVDLKVTEYEINPFIWDDRSTVNSSVISVELYQGNTTLISQTNTSEDFTYTIRSVRGNYTEYLETVPNISLFDASTPIISQFDFDVRTDETNVRIFLSTPKDCNETFAIYVKHRSRPTYSDFDIRIVIPRDITSENEDTSLTSTWFNPGNQPSGAEPQIIERDESNYRSIALGGKTSELYLPSDFSNYTGINHVLVAQYFGKSKYL from the exons ATGATAACTGCAATGTCGTTAACTACTGATGAGATTTACAGAATGACTGAAAATCCGGACTTACCACAATCTGATGTTCTGCAAACCTCTGCAG ACGCAGTATCGTCATCGTCATACCTGATCAAAgcgatatacatgtacaacgAACCTCAGTTTGAAAGCAGCAACTCGACCAAGGGTAATGGACAAGGTGCAAACTCATCT GTAGCTAATTTGACCAATGCTGTCGTGGAATCGCTTGATACACTATCTCAAGGGCTTCTTGGAAGGATGATACCGGGAGAACCTCCTGTAGAGATATCACAACATGGCGTGGCACTTCACCTCGAGAGAACAACAGAAAATAAATTGGGAAACAAGAAAATACACCTGAACAAAGGTGGCTTTTCTCTTCCGTCTGCTCGAACAATGTTCGGGAACGAAAGCTACACTTCAGTAGACTTAAAG GTCACAGAATACGAGATCAACCCTTTCATCTGGGATGATAGGTCAACAGTCAATAGCAGTGTTATATCGGTCGAGCTGTATCAGGGTAATACCACCCTAATAAGTCAAACGAATACCTCAGAGGATTTTACATATACCATACGCAGCGTTAGGGGTAATTACACAGAATATTTAGAAACGGTTCCAAATATTTCCCTATTTGATGCATCGACGCCTATCATATCACAGTTTGACTTTGACGTTAGAACCGATGAGACAAACGTTAGAATATTTCTCTCGACTCCAAAGGATTGCAATGAGACTTTCGCAATCTACGTGAAACACAGAAGTAGACCGACTTACAGTGACTTTGATATCAGAATCGTCATACCGAGAGACATAACAAGTGAAAACGAAGACACCTCCCTCACATCTACTTGGTTCAATCCTGGAAACCAACCGAGTGGTGCGGAACCTCAGATCATTGAGCGTGATGAAAGCAATTACCGATCCATCGCTTTGGGAGGGAAAACTTCTGAACTCTACTTACCTTCTGATTTTTCAAACTACACCGGGATAAACCACGTTCTTGTGGcacaatattttggaaaaagtaAGTATTTGTAA